In Suricata suricatta isolate VVHF042 chromosome X, meerkat_22Aug2017_6uvM2_HiC, whole genome shotgun sequence, the DNA window CTGGAAATTGTTCACATCAGTAATcctacctcattctttttaacagGTATATGATACtaacaatgtatttatttatttctctattgcCAGACATTAATGTAGTTTCCAAATTTTTGCGACTATAATGTTGGAATAAAACAGGATTGCATATAGGACTTTGTGCACTTGTATATTTCTATAAGAAGGATTCCTAGGAGTAGACTGATGAATTAAAAGGGAACTATCCTTTGATAGTACTACACAACGGTCTCCCAAAATGCTCCAACAGTATACACACTTCAACTTATATTTTATGAGTTTGTCAGGTCCCCATATCCTCAGCAGGCCTGCATATTAATAAGTTTCAATTGTTGCTACTTTTGTGTACAAAAAGtgctttttgtttaaattagCACTTCCCTAATTACTAATGAGGCTGAATAAGTTATATGTTTCTCAGAAGCTTTTAACCCAGACACAGAAAACAATACACTATGGGTATTTTTTGGAGAAAGTTCACTGCAAGCATTCATTTGATATTTCATCTTATTCTGATATTGCAAACTAAAGCTAATTTACTTAAAGTGAATATCTCCCACCTTTCTTTCAGTCTCTAGTTGGTTGGAAGgcaacaataaaatgaaataaaatgattccATTAGTTTACCTTAACCAAGATAATTAAGATCTTTAATATCACAATCAGCCCCAGAGTTTCAATATtacttcaaataatattttaatcattttaagccAACTACTAACATAAGATATTCTTATATTGAGATGGTACTTAAACCTAATACACTTGAAGttctataaagagaaaatatttttttatttttaaatattttatattcagaaatGAGTTAATAAGTGCTAACCGGAAActttgaaaattcaaaaaatatggtaaaaaaataattaagtaatcCATAATCCTAGCATGTAGCAATAACTGTTATTAACATTTTagtgtattttctcctttcttctctacttacatgtattcatttaatattataaaattgagattttatcttttgcttggtatcctctttttcaaaaaatttttatctcaGTATTTTTCCATGACACTCAGTATTCTTTACAAACAGCTCATTTATAAATGGCTATCTGACATTTGATTCTATGGTAATAATTTAACTATCTACTTATTGTGTTGGATACTTACACTGTTTTTGACTTCtgttattataaatgttttcaatttctgatattataaataatgctgtaatgaacatctTTGCATATAAAAATCTGTTCACATCTCTGTTTATTTCCTTACTAAAACTTCCTAGAGGCAGAATTATTGGAATAAGGggtttgaatatttttttgtctcttgctTGTCAGGAAAGCTATATACTTCTACCAGCCAAACACCAGATTAGCCATTTTACAGCCTTGCCCAAACTGGACATTATGATTCTAAAATCCTTGCTAACAGGTGAAAAATGGTATCcaattgttgattttatttatattggttAAGGCCTCCAGTGAAGATCAGCATCTTTTCTTTATCAACCATGTATATTTTCACTTGATATACAGATTAGGTTAGTGTTTCTCAATATAAAGCCTATCAATTATCTATATCAGAATCACATAGGAAGCATACTCAAAAATGCAGAGTTCTGGGCCCCACACAGCCCTCCTAAATCAGAACTAAGGTGTGTGAAAGAGCTGGAATTTCAATAATCTCTCTAGGCAATTCATGCACACTAACATTTGGGATTCTCAGTAAAAAAGAGGAAGGACAGGGCAGAGTGGTGTATGTCAGAGCTACAACATATCCCTTTCTGATCCCTTTCTTACAGTTATGCTAGGAATTTAATTCAGATTCTAGGCTGTAACTAGAAAATTTCACATCCTGTAAGGCATCCTTGTCTTCTCAGATTTTGCTTGGAAttcatttttctccctaaagtcattcaacaaatacttattaaatgctTAGTATGGGTCAGGCACTGCAGGTGGTTCTATGAGGACAGTGGTAAACAAGGCATAAACTCAGATTATCAAACTGCTTTTCTACGTTTTTAGAAATTCACTACGTCAAGGTGACTGGCTGGTTCaatcagtaagttaagcatccgatatcagctcaggtcacgatctcacagtttttgagtttgagcccccaaattgggctctgtgctgacacctcataggatggagcctgctccagatctgtgtctccctctctctctgcccctcccctgtttgtgctctgtctctgtctctctctctcaaaaaaagtaaatattaaagaaaattttataaataaataaattcactatgtcaaaaacttttcaaaattatagtAATAGTTTTCATTTACTGAGCAATTACATGGACATAAAAATTCTATCCCATAAGACAGATGGTTATCATCCTTActttaaaggtaaagaaaatgaggACCAAGACCACAGAACTAATAAGGGTTAGACCTAGGGTTAGAATCCAAACATGTCTGTCTCTagtctgggctctttccattatatTATGCTatctttctaaaacttaaaaaaaaattttgtccaTCATGCAGatttttcattcacatttttttttaggcTTTTTGGTAACAGAATTTACCTACAGGGATTAATGCTTCCTACTTAGTTAGCAATATATTGACTCTTTGgaataaaactattctaaaaaaaatctaccaaCCCAGTAAGTCTACCCCcaaataggtttttttcttctttttaagtaccTGAGGTACTACTCCCACTGCCCGACGAAGGCTTTCCAGGCTCACATCTTGTATATTTTGACCAGCAAGGTAAATGTTACCCTTTTGAGGCTCATAGAAGCGAAACAACAGCCTTACTATTGTGCTTTTCCTGAAATTAGAGACAATGGAAGATTATTTAGCTCTTACTGATATTAGGGAACCCCTATTTTAAACCACTGTAATCATTTTATTatggtaagaaaaaatattatattggGAATGATAAATCAATGATGTAGAATTTTGTAAATAACTATATTACCCACCCTGACCCACTACCTCCTACAATGGCCACTTTCTTTTCTGCAGGGACTTCAAAAGAGATTCCATCAAGGACTTTCTGCCCCTCAACATATTCAAAATGCACATTATCAAAGACCACTGTAGCTGTCTGTGGTGTGATCTGAATGGGAGATGCCATTGCCTTGTCctggtaaggaagagaaaaaaaaaagcactttataTACCATGTAGAATACAGCCATGTAGATAGTTTTCTaattcacagagagaaaaaggaaaataatggggAAAGAGGAGGTTTATAAGTAGAGTTAGACCACCTTCAAGCAcgcttttaaagatttttttttttttttactcctcacTAAGGTCAAAAACTcctaaatgttttgatttttgagcCATTTGGGGGGAGTGGGTAGAGGGATGGGTAGACAGGGGAGTAAGGAAGTTGAGGACATAAGGAAAGGCAATCACATATTTTATACCATTTATTAGCATATCAGGTATAAGTAGAAATAATTCAAGTTAACAAAATTTAGCTTCTAGGTTTAATATTCTTTGCTAACACTGTATGGTTTCTAGACACGGAAGTAAAAGCTATAACAACCTCTTAATAAACATCATAGCCCCAATTCCCacaaaaaagaaaccagtttGCTAACATGgtgatggaaaaatattcccttatAATAATCTTAGTAATGGGATGGTGCTTACATGCTGTTTAAAAGGTACGAAATAGATTACTTACTTTAATTCGAGTGTCTACTTTGAGTAGAGTAAACAAGGTGTTCATATCTATCAGTGCTTGTCTAGTTTCTCTATATACAGTTCCCAGAAAGTTAAGGGGTAATGAAAGTTGAAAAAGCAGTCCATTCACCATTACTAGGTCTCCAACGGTAAGGGTACCTTAATATGTAgatggcagaagaaaaaaaaaaagtattttaaatgttataaacttTTCCAGCTTAAGATAGAGAAGTTTATTAGTCTGGAATATAGTATTCCATAActataataattttttgaatttatgatataatttttatagaataaaaatgcaCATAACCAATAACTCTTAAGGTCTATGAAAATGTCAAAGCATTTTAACCTATGATTTAGGAATATAGAGAACTTGATAAAAGTGGAATGGGAACCACCCACCCATacattatacataatatacaaaaaaaaaagaatggtttaaGTGAAGAGAGAAATGGATGGCTAAATATCTCTCGCCTTTCTTCCTAAGACACTAGCAATTTTCATTCCAATgtgaattaggaaaaaaaaattttaagtatatattaaaaaattggaaCAAATGGGTATCATGATTGGGAATGATAAACCATATATTAAGGTCacagtgaatgaataaatccTAACTGAGTGGGCAGGTTacagaaaagaggcagagacatTATCTCCTTTTGAAATGTTttgcaaaagtaaaattaatagaaAGATTAAAATGTAACTTGTAATTGTAAAAAGAAAGTTTGTTGCATTTTAGTCCTTTGGACTAAACACTAAATTAATTACACTGCTTTCCAGGTCtgcaagagaaattagaaatattagatgttaaaaaaagaagttattccTGAAAGAATCAATATGTAGCCTTACAAAATGCATAAACAGTAGTCCTAATTAATGAGGGAGCTAGTGCTACACTGGTAGTGTCAAACAAAAGGAAGTTAAAAAGACATTATCATACAATTAAGAAAACACATTCTGATACAATAAGGAAAGTAATCCAAGAATGTTAAGGCACTTTATTGAATATGCTTTATAACtaagacaaatatatttataaaggttAAGTAAAACATCTATAAATCTGAAAACTGCAGATCCATTACCTGCCACAATTCCCTGACTGGCAAGCACCATAATAGCTGTTAAACCAACACTGAAAATAGCACTTTGACCAAAATTCAGCATAGCCAGAGTAGAGGTACTTTTCAAGGAAGCAGTCTCATATGTCTTCAGAAATTTATCATATCTTTGTGCTTCatagttttcattattaaaatactacaaaatatataaaaatagtcatTACACACAAGTacaattagaatttattttcataagtaaTTAGTATCCTTTTCATCAGACTTTATGTATGGATTCAATTTAATACTGCATactccattttaaaaactatcaatacATTGGACTATGGTATTCCTGCAGTTTTCCACAATGAACTATATTTGATAAGTCCATAACATTCATCACATATTTACTGAAGGCTTGGTTAATTTCAACCTAAATCTAAAAAACGGTGTTAAATGGCACTTCCTTTACAAAGCCTTCCCTGATCCTCCAAGACTGAGCTGACAGTTCTCATTGCCCCACTGCTTTATGCTTTCTTATATAGTCACCTGCACACTTAACTATAATTCTCTCAACTGATGGAGTTAATTGTGGGAGGGCAAGACTTATATCAATCAtttttcccaccctcccccatcaCAGGACTTAGTGTAGTACCTTGGACACAAGAGCCATTCagcaatatttgttaaatggaaaaattgacacaaaaatgaaagaattaatgaaaagcACTATATGCTATGTCCTCTGAGGGATAGTTAAGACCTTGCATGTCAGTATGATTAAATTAGTGTTCATTCTGAATAAAGGTGCTAGCTATACTCTTACCACTTATAAATTAATTGAGAAGGTAAAATTTTGATGTTGCCACACAAAAACTGAGGTGGAAAGAGAGGACAatttccaaataaagaaaaataataaagtacaatTATTCTATCACACCTAGAGATCCTATCCTAATCTGAAGCTCTAACTTACAGCACCTATTCAGCTAAATGgcagaaaaaaatctctgtgcAGTGTGAAAAGCAGAGGAAAGTATAATTAAACACATTACCTTCACAGTTTCATAATTCAGCAGTGAGTCTATGGCAGCATTGCCTGCATCATTATCTGCTTTGTTCATCTCTATTCTAAATCTAGTTCTGTAAGACAAAGATTTGCACAGGCATGAAATTTTTGCTATATAAGCATAATTAATTTCTGAACCTTGACTGGCCTCTAGGAAATACTTTACCTCCACCGTGTAACAGCAACTGTGAATGCTGTGTATGCACCAAGTGTCCCAAGGGTTACTAATGCAAACTGGGCACCGCATCTATGATACTGGAGAaggcaaaataagaaatgataaagTCACTGTTCTTGCCAAAGAGCTTATAATATATAACAGCAAATGTCAATCAAaagattttaatagaaatatgttGATGGGAAttgtacaaataaataattttgtaagaaatcaaATACCTTAGAAAAGCTACTTTAGGTAACAAGGGAAGAAAGCCAAACTACACTTGCCACATTGATATTACTGTCATATGCTAGTGatcaaaataatacaataagCCTTACGaggaataaaaagtatatatacagtcttaattacaaaatatgaaaTTGCTTAAAATGTTGTAAGTGGTGAATAAAAATCTAGATAATCTGAGCATACCAGTCCAAAGTCATATACAAAAATCTCTATTAACAACAAAATGACAACCATTAGTTAAATGACTGATGTATGTGTAGAGGTGACCAGCTCTTTACAATAACATGATAAAGATTTTGGATGGTCCCTTGAAGCTTGtgggaaaataattaaatgaactgCAAAATCCTTCTGGTAACATAGAATTTTGCTTTCAAACCATGAGCATTCAATAGCACAACAGCTTCCATTACTCAATAAGTACTCTatgtaagacaaaataaaaaagcttgttatgaaaaatgttttacttaccAAAATACCACTGACAAGAGTCACCTCGAACATGATAGGAAGAAGATTAAATACTAAAGCACTCAGGACAAAACTGATACCCCTTGTCCCTCTGTCAATAGCTTTTGATAAAGCTCCTGTCTGTCTACTCAGGTGGAAAGCCAGATCCAGGTtgtgaagatggagaaagacattTCTGGCTATTCTTCGGATTGAATTTTGGGCTACCTTGCCAAATACTGCATTTCGAACTTCATTAAAAAAGGCAGCTCCAGCTCTTGACACACCATCTGACAatacattcaaaagaaaaaatgggatGTAAAAACATTAGAATCTTAAGAGTGTAAAACTGATAAACATATGGTAAGTAAGAAAGTGTTTATACAATAAATGAATATATCATAGAATACTTCCATTAAAAGAAACTTAGAAAGCATTCAGCCTAGTGAGTACCAATCCTTCCACCTCCATGGATCCTTTTCAGTGTTATTTTCCTCTATAAACTCCAGATGATGAAAGATTTTTTccaactacttttttttaacttaaaaaaaaatttttttttttttactgaaaactaaccgtggactgaagggggagggggagggagggaagagggtgatggacatggtggggggcacttgtgggtagaagcactgggtgttatatggaaaccaatgtgacaataaactattaaataaaaaaaataacataaagtgATGTCTCTTGaagcaaaaaacttaaaaaaaattttttttaatgttttcattttatttttgagagagacagagtgtgagcgggggaagggcagagagagagggagatacagaatctgaagcaggctccatccaggctctgagctgtcagtacaaaacctgatgcggggctcgaactcacagaccatgagatcaagacctgagctaaagtcagatgcttaactgactgagccaccgaggtgcccctccaTGTAAATACTTTTAATAGATAGTAGCTCAATATGGCCTTACTGTGGATAAATGTGCAATACCGTAGAGGGTTTTTTGATCTAAACCAATTCCCCTaaataacaaatgataaaattgaGCTCCTGAAAAATCAAGTGCCTCGACTAAAGCATGCCCCCATTCAAATCTCCTGAGTCTCATAAAGTGTCCTTTCTATTGCAGGAGGGAACAAAACAACATATTCTGTTCTTTACAAATGGCAAATGTATCATGGCTATTGAATGTAACTTAATAAAGCATTAATTTAGCTATTTCCCATTAAGCAATtaacaacaagaagaaaataattagccTTACTTTCAGGTAtcatattaactattattataagTGGTTATGAATTTAATGTTGTATTTCATGTTGCATTTTTCTAGAATTTGCAAAATGAGACTGTTATTACAGAACTTTAGAAAACAcatcataaaaagaattttttaaaactacgtatcaaaaatatcacataaaacGATAAACATCTAAAATGCTAAATTTTGTTTGTGGCAAAAAGGTCATCTGCTCAAATATGATGCAACCCTCTTGATAAAAGTCAACACCTGTAGATAGATTAAAGAATCACACATACAGCCAATCAGAACTGCCGTTGCCATGGTTGCAACTGTATTTGGTGCATCACTCAGGTTCAGCATGTTTCCCGACATCTGGTTGAGGCTGTCTACAGCATATTTAAACATGAAGGGAACCACAATATTCATGgcctaa includes these proteins:
- the ABCB7 gene encoding ATP-binding cassette sub-family B member 7, mitochondrial isoform X1 is translated as MALLVIHTSRWAAAATAFEKRRHVAILIRPLVSVRGAGPQRRSRQLGASGAARISQIPESLKHSTWQRLGKGNLRQILHVTRALQAWPLIEKRTCWHGHAGGGLHTDPKEGLKDVDTRKIIKAMLSYVWPKDRPDLRARVAISLGFLGGAKAMNIVVPFMFKYAVDSLNQMSGNMLNLSDAPNTVATMATAVLIGYGVSRAGAAFFNEVRNAVFGKVAQNSIRRIARNVFLHLHNLDLAFHLSRQTGALSKAIDRGTRGISFVLSALVFNLLPIMFEVTLVSGILYHRCGAQFALVTLGTLGAYTAFTVAVTRWRTRFRIEMNKADNDAGNAAIDSLLNYETVKYFNNENYEAQRYDKFLKTYETASLKSTSTLAMLNFGQSAIFSVGLTAIMVLASQGIVAGTLTVGDLVMVNGLLFQLSLPLNFLGTVYRETRQALIDMNTLFTLLKVDTRIKDKAMASPIQITPQTATVVFDNVHFEYVEGQKVLDGISFEVPAEKKVAIVGGSGSGKSTIVRLLFRFYEPQKGNIYLAGQNIQDVSLESLRRAVGVVPQDAVLFHNTIYYNLLYGNIHASPEEVYAVAKLAGLHDAILRMPHGYDTQVGERGLKLSGGEKQRVAIARAILKDPPVILYDEATSSLDSITEETILGAMRNAVKHRTSIFIAHRLSTVVDADEIIVLNQGKIAERGTHHSLLANPGSIYSEMWHTQSSRVQNHDNPKWDAKEENMSKEEERKKLQEEIVNSVKGCGNCSC
- the ABCB7 gene encoding ATP-binding cassette sub-family B member 7, mitochondrial isoform X2 gives rise to the protein MALLVIHTSRWAAAATAFEKRRHVAILIRPLVSVRGAGPQRRSRQLGASGAARISQIPESLKHSTWQRLGKGNLRQILHVTRALQAWPLIEKRTCWHGHAGGGLHTDPKEGLKDVDTRKIIKAMLSYVWPKDRPDLRARVAISLGFLGGAKAMNIVVPFMFKYAVDSLNQMSGNMLNLSDAPNTVATMATAVLIGYGVSRAGAAFFNEVRNAVFGKVAQNSIRRIARNVFLHLHNLDLAFHLSRQTGALSKAIDRGTRGISFVLSALVFNLLPIMFEVTLVSGILYHRCGAQFALVTLGTLGAYTAFTVAVTRWRTRFRIEMNKADNDAGNAAIDSLLNYETVKYFNNENYEAQRYDKFLKTYETASLKSTSTLAMLNFGQSAIFSVGLTAIMVLASQGIVAGTLTVGDLVMVNGLLFQLSLPLNFLGTVYRETRQALIDMNTLFTLLKVDTRIKDKAMASPIQITPQTATVVFDNVHFEYVEGQKVLDGISFEVPAEKKVAIVGGSGSGKSTIVRLLFRFYEPQKGNIYLAGQNIQDVSLESLRRAVGVVPQDAVLFHNTIYYNLLYGNIHASPEEVYAVAKLAGLHDAILRMPHGYDTQVGERGLKLSVSLQLTSFSCPRWFSDQVNLAACTFRDC